A single window of Malus sylvestris chromosome 5, drMalSylv7.2, whole genome shotgun sequence DNA harbors:
- the LOC126622291 gene encoding homeobox-DDT domain protein RLT1-like isoform X2 translates to MEAASEGENQNKNHESNSKLNNSSEGQSKPKRQMKTPFQLETLEKAYALETYPSEAIRAELSEKLGLSDRQLQMWFCHRRLKDKKEGGPPKKQRKLVAALPEPPIDDLAHGSEPGSDYGSGSGSGSSPFGHAELRNVVARGVADDIPMRGRRYYESPQSILELRAIACVEAQLGEPLREDGPLLGIEFDPLPPDAFGAPLVAEQHKRSAHALEGKYERHDAKPIKATPRAIHEYPFLQDHSSIRSDAYGQVSQSHFHDSAIDGPTARTSSFAVGNEPLSRVHGVHGHASRVRLLSQQERQVVPYTSPVDDGSVAQRDSFTNVRVNTQFSDPPVVAPALENSNVLSEGQINDSILRMERKRKSEEARIAKEVEAHELRIRKELEKQDILRRKNEERMRKEMEKQDRERRKEEERLMRERQREEERLKREQKREIERREKFLQKEYIRAEKRRQKEELRKEREVVKRKAALEKATARRLAKESMELIEDEQLELMELAATSKGLSSIICIDLDTLQNLDAFRDSLVAFPPRSVQLKRPFTIQPWINSEANIGNLLMVWRFLITFADVLELWPFTLDEFVQAFHDYDSRLLGEIHVALLRLIIKDIEDVARTPTGLGINQNGAANPGGGHPQIVEGAYAWGFDIRNWQQHLSLLTWPEIFRQLALSAGFGPQLKKRSIAWSYTPDNHEGKGCQDAISNLRNGSAAVNAFAVMQEKGLLAPRRSRHRLTPGTVKFAAFHVLSLEGNKGLTVLDLADKIQKSGLRDLTTSKTPEASISVALTRDTKLFERIAPSTYRVRAAYRKDPDDAEAILSAARKKIQIFENGILAAEDVDDVERDDVENDEVERDEDSECEVDEDPEVDDLATPSVAKKSPDDYNEVISFSENGKDSLSNDVGLAVKNEFDKDVLCSSLTGSKDAFCPSASSKQCVLGADISTSHLDQENMEIDESKSGESWVQGLTEGEYSDLSVEERLSGLVALIGVANEGNTIRVVLEDRLEAANALKKQMWAEAQLDKSRLKEENVGRLDFPSLMGGKAEVQATGVEDGLSPLRDVDNRNIDASPVTAENEKSIHGSQGVQNQLNGVHGERTSAAQDISMGSDNFLTQQLAYASKRSRSQLKSYIAHRAEEMFAYRSLPLGQDRRHNRYWQFVASASRHDPGSGRIFIELNNGSWRLIDTEEAFDALVTSLDARGIRESHLRLMLQKIEASFKENVQKNTHRPNNAGPSKNHVKDEADEMDSSPDFPSHFDSPESAVCALNSDTAQTSSSFRIELDRSETEKRAALRRYQDFQKWMWKECSNSSTLCATKYGKERCRPLFDVCDVCLNCYYFEDSHCYTCHQTFDAFNRNFDFGEHVMQCKEKRMLEPWNFDIPCTSLPLARRLLKTLIALVEVSIPPEALQLSWTDDRRKMWGEKLNASSSMDELLQILTLVETAVKKDFLSSHFAVTEELLGSCKQPGVVRDYLASGSVPVLPWIPHTTAAVALRLLEIDSSITYVKQAKAEPTTDKEVGEYLNQPMRLPTSRSETELTEAGLNEYMREENSTHLKSGRNSFRRGRGGREQGRGKRWQKKVSNPKSVASRQNIRGNENLNQGLRTVGKRTQGQGSGRGRRTVRKRRMKNRAVEGTPLGRVSDMRSSPESGGESPRNLAEEWDDEKIDMRGDEQGEGFERVDALESEDDDQAVGYEQGNWEIGFDGTSSGWNGGLVEASDDDIDASEDDNNVMEEVRDEDSEGDVDMSDASDEMLPNTMRNDDGTESESSDDSSE, encoded by the exons ATGGAGGCGGCGTCGGAGGGAGAAAATCAGAATAAAAATCATGAGAGCAATAGTAAACTTAACAATTCCAGTGAGGGGCAGAGCAAGCCCAAGCGCCAGATGAAGACCCCCTTTCAGCTCGAAACCCTTGAGAAAGCATATGCAT TGGAGACCTACCCGTCGGAGGCGATTAGGGCTGAGCTATCGGAAAAATTAGGGCTTTCCGATCGGCAGTTGCAGATGTGGTTCTGTCACAGAAGGCTGAAGGACAAGAAGGAAGGGGGTCCACCGAAGAAGCAGCGGAAATTGGTAGCCGCTTTGCCTGAGCCCCCCATTGATGATTTGGCTCATGGGTCAGAGCCGGGTAGTGATTATGGGTCCGGTTCAGGCTCCGGGTCAAGCCCCTTTGGTCACGCGGAGTTGCGGAATGTGGTGGCTAGGGGTGTGGCTGATGACATTCCAATGAGGGGGAGGAGGTATTATGAGTCGCCACAGTCGATCTTGGAGCTCAGGGCCATTGCTTGTGTGGAAGCTCAATTGGGAGAGCCATTGAGGGAAGATGGCCCGCTTCTCGGGATAGAGTTTGATCCTTTGCCGCCCGATGCATTTGGGGCACCTCTAG TTGCGGAGCAGCATAAGCGGTCTGCCCATGCTTTGGAGGGCAAATATGAGCGTCATGATGCAAAACCAATTAAA GCTACGCCAAGGGCTATCCATGAATATCCCTTTCTTCAAGATCACTCCAGTATTCGGTCTGATGCATACGGACAAGTCTCTCAATCTCATTTTCACGATTCAGCAATTGATGGCCCAACTGCAAGAACTTCGTCATTTGCTGTTGGAAATGAGCCATTGTCAAGGGTTCATGGTGTCCATGGTCATGCGTCACGTGTTCGTCTTCTGTCTCAGCAGGAGAGGCAAGTAGTGCCCTACACATCTCCTGTTGATGATGGCAGTGTAGCacaaagggactccttcactaaCGTGAGGGTAAATACTCAGTTTAGTGATCCCCCTGTTGTTGCACCTGCGCTGGAAAACTCTAATGTATTATCTGAAGGTCAAATTAATGACTCTATTCTGAGAATGGAGAGGAAACGCAAG AGTGAAGAAGCGAGAATCGCTAAAGAAGTTGAAGCTCATGAGTTGCGGATCCGGAAGGAGCTGGAGAAACAAGATATTCTGAGGAGAAAG AATGAGGAACGAATGAGGAAGGAAATGGAAAAACAAGACCGTGAGAGacgaaaagaagaagagaggttGATGCGTGAGAGGCAACGCGAGGAAGAGAGATTAAAGCGTGAGCAAAAACGTGAAATTGAACGAAGGGAAAAGTTTTTACAGAAAGAATATATAAGA GCTGAGAAAAGGAGGCAGAAGGAAGAGCTTCGCAAAGAGAGAGAGGTAGTGAAACGCAAAGCTGCACTTGAGAAGGCGACTGCACGCAGGCTTGCTAAAGAGTCTATGGAGCTTATTGAGGATGAACAACTAGAATTAATGGAGTTGGCTGCTACAAGCAAGGGTTTATCCTCCATTATTTGTATTGATCTTGACACCCTGCAAAACCTTGATGCATTCAGAG ATTCTTTGGTTGCATTCCCACCTAGGTCTGTGCAGTTAAAAAGACCATTTACAATTCAGCCATGGATCAATTCAGAGGCGAATATTGGTAACCTTCTCATG GTTTGGAGATTCTTAATTACCTTTGCTGATGTTCTCGAGTTATGGCCTTTTACTCTTGATGAGTTTGTCCAAGCATTTCATGACTAT GATTCAAGGTTGTTAGGAGAGATCCATGTTGCTCTCTTGAGGTTGATTATCAAAGATATTGAAGATGTTGCAAGGACTCCTACTGGATTAGGAATAAATCAAAATGGTGCTGCTAATCCTGGAGGTGGACACCCACAGATTGTTGAAGGA GCTTATGCATGGGGCTTTGATATACGGAACTGGCAGCAGCACTTAAGTCTGCTGACATGGCCtgaaatattccgtcaactagCACTCTCTGCTGGATTTGGGCCACAGCTGAAGAAAAGGAGTATCGCATGGTCATACACACCTGATAATCACGAG GGTAAAGGTTGTCAGGATGCAATTTCTAATCTAAGAAATGGTTCTGCAGCTGTAAATGCATTTGCAGTAATGCAAGAGAAAGGCTTACTGGCTCCACGAAGATCTAGACACCGGTTGACTCCTGGAACTGTAAAGTTTGCAGCTTTTCATGTGCTCTCACTTGAGGGAAATAAGGGACTAACAGTGTTAGATCTTGCAGACAAGATTCAG AAATCTGGCCTTCGGGACCTGACAACAAGCAAGACTCCTGAAGCGTCAATTTCTGTTGCTTTGACAAGAGATACTAAGCTTTTTGAAAGAATAGCTCCTTCAACATACCGTGTACGAGCTGCTTACAGAAAGGATCCTGATGATGCTGAGGCCATACTTTCTGCAGCCAGgaagaaaattcaaatatttgaaaatGGGATTTTAGCTGCAGAAGATGTCGATGATGTTGAAAGAGATGATGTTGAAAATGATGAGGTTGAAAGAGACGAAGACTCTGAATGTGAAGTTGATGAAGATCCTGAAGTTGATGATTTAGCTACTCCATCAGTTGCAAAGAAATCCCCTGATGATTACAATGAAGTAATTAGTTTCTCAGAAAATGGAAAGGACAGTTTAAGCAATGATGTTGGACTTGCTGTGAAAAATGAGTTTGATAAGGATGTTTTATGCTCCTCATTGACTGGTTCCAAAGATGCATTCTGTCCTAGTGCTTCCTCAAAACAGTGTGTTTTGGGTGCAGATATTAGTACAAGTCATCTTGACCAAGAAAATATGGAGATTGATGAAAGCAAGTCAGGTGAGTCATGGGTTCAAGGACTTACAGAAGGGGAGTATTCTGACCTCAGCGTGGAAGAGCGTCTGAGTGGTCTTGTTGCCTTAATTGGTGTTGCAAATGAAGGAAATACCATTCGTGTTGTTCTCGAG GATCGCTTAGAAGCTGCAAATGCTCTTAAGAAGCAAATGTGGGCAGAGGCACAGCTGGATAAAAGTCGCCTAAAAGAAGAGAATGTTGGtaggttagattttccatctttAATGGGAGGCAAAGCTGAAGTACAAGCTACTGGAGTAGAGGACGGCCTAAGTCCCTTACGGGATGTTGATAACAGGAACATTGATGCATCTCCAGTCACTGCAGAAAATGAAAAGTCAATCCATGGGTCACAAGGTGTTCAGAATCAGCTTAATGGTGTGCATGGTGAAAGGACCTCAGCAGCCCAAGATATCTCCATGGGTTCTGATAATTTTTTGACTCAGCAacttgcatatgcatcaaaaaGGTCGCGCTCACAATTAAAATCGTATATTGCACATAGAGCAGAGGAGATGTTTGCATACAGGTCCCTGCCTCTTGGTCAAGATCGTAGGCATAATCGATACTGGCAATTTGTTGCATCTGCATCAAGACATGACCCTGGTTCAGGCAGAATTTTCATTGAATTGAACAATGGAAGCTGGAGGCTTATTGACACTGAAGAG GCCTTTGATGCTCTTGTTACGTCTTTGGACGCACGCGGGATTAGGGAATCTCATTTACGCTTAATGTTGCAAAAGATTGAGGCATCCTTCAAGGAGAATGTTCAGAAAAATACGCATCGTCCTAACAATGCAGGCCCAAGTAAAAACCATGTTAAAGATGAAGCTGACGAAATGGATTCTAGTCCTGATTTCCCTTCTCATTTTGACAGCCCTGAAAGTGCAGTTTGTGCTTTGAACTCTGATACAGCGCAGACCTCATCTTCTTTCAGAATTGAGCTTGACAGAAGTGAAACTGAGAAAAGGGCTGCCTTGAGAAGGTATCAAGATTTTCAGAAGTGGATGTGGAAAGAATGCTCTAATTCATCTACCTTATGTGCCACGAAATATGGGAAGGAGAGATGCAGACCGCTGTTTGATGTCTGCGATGTCTGCCTCAATTGTTATTACTTTGAGGATTCCCACTGCTATACTTGCCATCAGACTTTTGATGCTTTCAACAGAAATTTTGACTTTGGTGAACATGTAATGCAATGTAAAGAAAAAAGGATGTTGGAACCTTGGAATTTCGATATTCCTTGTACTTCTCTTCCCTTGGCCAGAAGATTGCTCAAGACGTTAATAGCTCTTGTTGAG GTATCTATTCCACCAGAAGCTCTTCAATTGTCTTGGACTGATGACCGTCGAAAGATGTGGGGAGAGAAACTGAATGCATCATCATCAATGGATGAACTTCTTCAG ATATTGACTCTGGTTGAGACTGCAGTGAAGAAAGACTTTCTGTCATCACACTTTGCAGTGACGGAGGAATTGCTGGGCTCCTGCAAACAGCCAGGGGTTGTTCGCGATTATCTAGCCAGTGGATCCGTTCCTGTACTTCCTtggataccacataccactgcAGCTGTGGCTCTGAGGCTTCTTGAGATAGATTCATCAATTACATATGTAAAGCAAGCGAAAGCTGAGCCCACCACAGACAAGGAAGTGGGAGAATATCTT AATCAACCTATGAGACTTCCGACATCAAGGAGTGAGACTGAACTAACTGAAGCAGGCCTCAATGAATACATGAGGGAAGAAAACAGTACTCACCTGAAAAGTGGACGAAACAGCTTTAGACGTGGTAGAGGAGGTCGAGAGCAAGGGCGCGGTAAAAGGTGGCAGAAAAAAGTGAGTAATCCCAAATCTGTTGCAAGTCGTCAGAACATTAGGGGTAATGAGAATTTGAATCAAGGGTTGAGAACGGTGGGAAAGCGAACGCAGGGACAAGGGAGCGGACGGGGTCGCCGAACTGTTAGAAAGAGGAGAATGAAGAACAGGGCTGTTGAGGGGACACCTCTGGGCCGTGTGAGTGACATGCGCAGCAGCCCTGAGAGTGGAGGAGAATCACCAAGAAACTTGGCTGAGGAATGGGATGATGAAAAGATCGATATGAGAGGTGACGAGCAAGGAGAGGGATTTGAACGAGTAGACGCATTGGAATCAGAAGACGACGACCAAGCAGTGGGATACGAACAAGGAAACTGGGAAATTGGATTTGATGGGACTTCCAGCGGATGGAACGGGGGTTTAGTAGAAGCTAGTGACGACGATATAGATGCTTCAGAAGATGACAATAATGTCATGGAAGAAGTGAGAGATGAAGATTCAGAGGGGGATGTAGATATGAGCGATGCCTCGGACGAAATGCTACCAAACACGATGAGAAACGATGATGGCACAGAATCGGAAAGTTCAGACGACTCTAGTGAATGA
- the LOC126622291 gene encoding homeobox-DDT domain protein RLT1-like isoform X1: protein MEAASEGENQNKNHESNSKLNNSSEGQSKPKRQMKTPFQLETLEKAYALETYPSEAIRAELSEKLGLSDRQLQMWFCHRRLKDKKEGGPPKKQRKLVAALPEPPIDDLAHGSEPGSDYGSGSGSGSSPFGHAELRNVVARGVADDIPMRGRRYYESPQSILELRAIACVEAQLGEPLREDGPLLGIEFDPLPPDAFGAPLAVAEQHKRSAHALEGKYERHDAKPIKATPRAIHEYPFLQDHSSIRSDAYGQVSQSHFHDSAIDGPTARTSSFAVGNEPLSRVHGVHGHASRVRLLSQQERQVVPYTSPVDDGSVAQRDSFTNVRVNTQFSDPPVVAPALENSNVLSEGQINDSILRMERKRKSEEARIAKEVEAHELRIRKELEKQDILRRKNEERMRKEMEKQDRERRKEEERLMRERQREEERLKREQKREIERREKFLQKEYIRAEKRRQKEELRKEREVVKRKAALEKATARRLAKESMELIEDEQLELMELAATSKGLSSIICIDLDTLQNLDAFRDSLVAFPPRSVQLKRPFTIQPWINSEANIGNLLMVWRFLITFADVLELWPFTLDEFVQAFHDYDSRLLGEIHVALLRLIIKDIEDVARTPTGLGINQNGAANPGGGHPQIVEGAYAWGFDIRNWQQHLSLLTWPEIFRQLALSAGFGPQLKKRSIAWSYTPDNHEGKGCQDAISNLRNGSAAVNAFAVMQEKGLLAPRRSRHRLTPGTVKFAAFHVLSLEGNKGLTVLDLADKIQKSGLRDLTTSKTPEASISVALTRDTKLFERIAPSTYRVRAAYRKDPDDAEAILSAARKKIQIFENGILAAEDVDDVERDDVENDEVERDEDSECEVDEDPEVDDLATPSVAKKSPDDYNEVISFSENGKDSLSNDVGLAVKNEFDKDVLCSSLTGSKDAFCPSASSKQCVLGADISTSHLDQENMEIDESKSGESWVQGLTEGEYSDLSVEERLSGLVALIGVANEGNTIRVVLEDRLEAANALKKQMWAEAQLDKSRLKEENVGRLDFPSLMGGKAEVQATGVEDGLSPLRDVDNRNIDASPVTAENEKSIHGSQGVQNQLNGVHGERTSAAQDISMGSDNFLTQQLAYASKRSRSQLKSYIAHRAEEMFAYRSLPLGQDRRHNRYWQFVASASRHDPGSGRIFIELNNGSWRLIDTEEAFDALVTSLDARGIRESHLRLMLQKIEASFKENVQKNTHRPNNAGPSKNHVKDEADEMDSSPDFPSHFDSPESAVCALNSDTAQTSSSFRIELDRSETEKRAALRRYQDFQKWMWKECSNSSTLCATKYGKERCRPLFDVCDVCLNCYYFEDSHCYTCHQTFDAFNRNFDFGEHVMQCKEKRMLEPWNFDIPCTSLPLARRLLKTLIALVEVSIPPEALQLSWTDDRRKMWGEKLNASSSMDELLQILTLVETAVKKDFLSSHFAVTEELLGSCKQPGVVRDYLASGSVPVLPWIPHTTAAVALRLLEIDSSITYVKQAKAEPTTDKEVGEYLNQPMRLPTSRSETELTEAGLNEYMREENSTHLKSGRNSFRRGRGGREQGRGKRWQKKVSNPKSVASRQNIRGNENLNQGLRTVGKRTQGQGSGRGRRTVRKRRMKNRAVEGTPLGRVSDMRSSPESGGESPRNLAEEWDDEKIDMRGDEQGEGFERVDALESEDDDQAVGYEQGNWEIGFDGTSSGWNGGLVEASDDDIDASEDDNNVMEEVRDEDSEGDVDMSDASDEMLPNTMRNDDGTESESSDDSSE from the exons ATGGAGGCGGCGTCGGAGGGAGAAAATCAGAATAAAAATCATGAGAGCAATAGTAAACTTAACAATTCCAGTGAGGGGCAGAGCAAGCCCAAGCGCCAGATGAAGACCCCCTTTCAGCTCGAAACCCTTGAGAAAGCATATGCAT TGGAGACCTACCCGTCGGAGGCGATTAGGGCTGAGCTATCGGAAAAATTAGGGCTTTCCGATCGGCAGTTGCAGATGTGGTTCTGTCACAGAAGGCTGAAGGACAAGAAGGAAGGGGGTCCACCGAAGAAGCAGCGGAAATTGGTAGCCGCTTTGCCTGAGCCCCCCATTGATGATTTGGCTCATGGGTCAGAGCCGGGTAGTGATTATGGGTCCGGTTCAGGCTCCGGGTCAAGCCCCTTTGGTCACGCGGAGTTGCGGAATGTGGTGGCTAGGGGTGTGGCTGATGACATTCCAATGAGGGGGAGGAGGTATTATGAGTCGCCACAGTCGATCTTGGAGCTCAGGGCCATTGCTTGTGTGGAAGCTCAATTGGGAGAGCCATTGAGGGAAGATGGCCCGCTTCTCGGGATAGAGTTTGATCCTTTGCCGCCCGATGCATTTGGGGCACCTCTAG CAGTTGCGGAGCAGCATAAGCGGTCTGCCCATGCTTTGGAGGGCAAATATGAGCGTCATGATGCAAAACCAATTAAA GCTACGCCAAGGGCTATCCATGAATATCCCTTTCTTCAAGATCACTCCAGTATTCGGTCTGATGCATACGGACAAGTCTCTCAATCTCATTTTCACGATTCAGCAATTGATGGCCCAACTGCAAGAACTTCGTCATTTGCTGTTGGAAATGAGCCATTGTCAAGGGTTCATGGTGTCCATGGTCATGCGTCACGTGTTCGTCTTCTGTCTCAGCAGGAGAGGCAAGTAGTGCCCTACACATCTCCTGTTGATGATGGCAGTGTAGCacaaagggactccttcactaaCGTGAGGGTAAATACTCAGTTTAGTGATCCCCCTGTTGTTGCACCTGCGCTGGAAAACTCTAATGTATTATCTGAAGGTCAAATTAATGACTCTATTCTGAGAATGGAGAGGAAACGCAAG AGTGAAGAAGCGAGAATCGCTAAAGAAGTTGAAGCTCATGAGTTGCGGATCCGGAAGGAGCTGGAGAAACAAGATATTCTGAGGAGAAAG AATGAGGAACGAATGAGGAAGGAAATGGAAAAACAAGACCGTGAGAGacgaaaagaagaagagaggttGATGCGTGAGAGGCAACGCGAGGAAGAGAGATTAAAGCGTGAGCAAAAACGTGAAATTGAACGAAGGGAAAAGTTTTTACAGAAAGAATATATAAGA GCTGAGAAAAGGAGGCAGAAGGAAGAGCTTCGCAAAGAGAGAGAGGTAGTGAAACGCAAAGCTGCACTTGAGAAGGCGACTGCACGCAGGCTTGCTAAAGAGTCTATGGAGCTTATTGAGGATGAACAACTAGAATTAATGGAGTTGGCTGCTACAAGCAAGGGTTTATCCTCCATTATTTGTATTGATCTTGACACCCTGCAAAACCTTGATGCATTCAGAG ATTCTTTGGTTGCATTCCCACCTAGGTCTGTGCAGTTAAAAAGACCATTTACAATTCAGCCATGGATCAATTCAGAGGCGAATATTGGTAACCTTCTCATG GTTTGGAGATTCTTAATTACCTTTGCTGATGTTCTCGAGTTATGGCCTTTTACTCTTGATGAGTTTGTCCAAGCATTTCATGACTAT GATTCAAGGTTGTTAGGAGAGATCCATGTTGCTCTCTTGAGGTTGATTATCAAAGATATTGAAGATGTTGCAAGGACTCCTACTGGATTAGGAATAAATCAAAATGGTGCTGCTAATCCTGGAGGTGGACACCCACAGATTGTTGAAGGA GCTTATGCATGGGGCTTTGATATACGGAACTGGCAGCAGCACTTAAGTCTGCTGACATGGCCtgaaatattccgtcaactagCACTCTCTGCTGGATTTGGGCCACAGCTGAAGAAAAGGAGTATCGCATGGTCATACACACCTGATAATCACGAG GGTAAAGGTTGTCAGGATGCAATTTCTAATCTAAGAAATGGTTCTGCAGCTGTAAATGCATTTGCAGTAATGCAAGAGAAAGGCTTACTGGCTCCACGAAGATCTAGACACCGGTTGACTCCTGGAACTGTAAAGTTTGCAGCTTTTCATGTGCTCTCACTTGAGGGAAATAAGGGACTAACAGTGTTAGATCTTGCAGACAAGATTCAG AAATCTGGCCTTCGGGACCTGACAACAAGCAAGACTCCTGAAGCGTCAATTTCTGTTGCTTTGACAAGAGATACTAAGCTTTTTGAAAGAATAGCTCCTTCAACATACCGTGTACGAGCTGCTTACAGAAAGGATCCTGATGATGCTGAGGCCATACTTTCTGCAGCCAGgaagaaaattcaaatatttgaaaatGGGATTTTAGCTGCAGAAGATGTCGATGATGTTGAAAGAGATGATGTTGAAAATGATGAGGTTGAAAGAGACGAAGACTCTGAATGTGAAGTTGATGAAGATCCTGAAGTTGATGATTTAGCTACTCCATCAGTTGCAAAGAAATCCCCTGATGATTACAATGAAGTAATTAGTTTCTCAGAAAATGGAAAGGACAGTTTAAGCAATGATGTTGGACTTGCTGTGAAAAATGAGTTTGATAAGGATGTTTTATGCTCCTCATTGACTGGTTCCAAAGATGCATTCTGTCCTAGTGCTTCCTCAAAACAGTGTGTTTTGGGTGCAGATATTAGTACAAGTCATCTTGACCAAGAAAATATGGAGATTGATGAAAGCAAGTCAGGTGAGTCATGGGTTCAAGGACTTACAGAAGGGGAGTATTCTGACCTCAGCGTGGAAGAGCGTCTGAGTGGTCTTGTTGCCTTAATTGGTGTTGCAAATGAAGGAAATACCATTCGTGTTGTTCTCGAG GATCGCTTAGAAGCTGCAAATGCTCTTAAGAAGCAAATGTGGGCAGAGGCACAGCTGGATAAAAGTCGCCTAAAAGAAGAGAATGTTGGtaggttagattttccatctttAATGGGAGGCAAAGCTGAAGTACAAGCTACTGGAGTAGAGGACGGCCTAAGTCCCTTACGGGATGTTGATAACAGGAACATTGATGCATCTCCAGTCACTGCAGAAAATGAAAAGTCAATCCATGGGTCACAAGGTGTTCAGAATCAGCTTAATGGTGTGCATGGTGAAAGGACCTCAGCAGCCCAAGATATCTCCATGGGTTCTGATAATTTTTTGACTCAGCAacttgcatatgcatcaaaaaGGTCGCGCTCACAATTAAAATCGTATATTGCACATAGAGCAGAGGAGATGTTTGCATACAGGTCCCTGCCTCTTGGTCAAGATCGTAGGCATAATCGATACTGGCAATTTGTTGCATCTGCATCAAGACATGACCCTGGTTCAGGCAGAATTTTCATTGAATTGAACAATGGAAGCTGGAGGCTTATTGACACTGAAGAG GCCTTTGATGCTCTTGTTACGTCTTTGGACGCACGCGGGATTAGGGAATCTCATTTACGCTTAATGTTGCAAAAGATTGAGGCATCCTTCAAGGAGAATGTTCAGAAAAATACGCATCGTCCTAACAATGCAGGCCCAAGTAAAAACCATGTTAAAGATGAAGCTGACGAAATGGATTCTAGTCCTGATTTCCCTTCTCATTTTGACAGCCCTGAAAGTGCAGTTTGTGCTTTGAACTCTGATACAGCGCAGACCTCATCTTCTTTCAGAATTGAGCTTGACAGAAGTGAAACTGAGAAAAGGGCTGCCTTGAGAAGGTATCAAGATTTTCAGAAGTGGATGTGGAAAGAATGCTCTAATTCATCTACCTTATGTGCCACGAAATATGGGAAGGAGAGATGCAGACCGCTGTTTGATGTCTGCGATGTCTGCCTCAATTGTTATTACTTTGAGGATTCCCACTGCTATACTTGCCATCAGACTTTTGATGCTTTCAACAGAAATTTTGACTTTGGTGAACATGTAATGCAATGTAAAGAAAAAAGGATGTTGGAACCTTGGAATTTCGATATTCCTTGTACTTCTCTTCCCTTGGCCAGAAGATTGCTCAAGACGTTAATAGCTCTTGTTGAG GTATCTATTCCACCAGAAGCTCTTCAATTGTCTTGGACTGATGACCGTCGAAAGATGTGGGGAGAGAAACTGAATGCATCATCATCAATGGATGAACTTCTTCAG ATATTGACTCTGGTTGAGACTGCAGTGAAGAAAGACTTTCTGTCATCACACTTTGCAGTGACGGAGGAATTGCTGGGCTCCTGCAAACAGCCAGGGGTTGTTCGCGATTATCTAGCCAGTGGATCCGTTCCTGTACTTCCTtggataccacataccactgcAGCTGTGGCTCTGAGGCTTCTTGAGATAGATTCATCAATTACATATGTAAAGCAAGCGAAAGCTGAGCCCACCACAGACAAGGAAGTGGGAGAATATCTT AATCAACCTATGAGACTTCCGACATCAAGGAGTGAGACTGAACTAACTGAAGCAGGCCTCAATGAATACATGAGGGAAGAAAACAGTACTCACCTGAAAAGTGGACGAAACAGCTTTAGACGTGGTAGAGGAGGTCGAGAGCAAGGGCGCGGTAAAAGGTGGCAGAAAAAAGTGAGTAATCCCAAATCTGTTGCAAGTCGTCAGAACATTAGGGGTAATGAGAATTTGAATCAAGGGTTGAGAACGGTGGGAAAGCGAACGCAGGGACAAGGGAGCGGACGGGGTCGCCGAACTGTTAGAAAGAGGAGAATGAAGAACAGGGCTGTTGAGGGGACACCTCTGGGCCGTGTGAGTGACATGCGCAGCAGCCCTGAGAGTGGAGGAGAATCACCAAGAAACTTGGCTGAGGAATGGGATGATGAAAAGATCGATATGAGAGGTGACGAGCAAGGAGAGGGATTTGAACGAGTAGACGCATTGGAATCAGAAGACGACGACCAAGCAGTGGGATACGAACAAGGAAACTGGGAAATTGGATTTGATGGGACTTCCAGCGGATGGAACGGGGGTTTAGTAGAAGCTAGTGACGACGATATAGATGCTTCAGAAGATGACAATAATGTCATGGAAGAAGTGAGAGATGAAGATTCAGAGGGGGATGTAGATATGAGCGATGCCTCGGACGAAATGCTACCAAACACGATGAGAAACGATGATGGCACAGAATCGGAAAGTTCAGACGACTCTAGTGAATGA